The following proteins come from a genomic window of Nothobranchius furzeri strain GRZ-AD chromosome 1, NfurGRZ-RIMD1, whole genome shotgun sequence:
- the tbc1d2 gene encoding TBC1 domain family member 2A isoform X1 → MEGSAAAGSPGTDPPASFPIHSDKEELLQASEDHQSRQSVGLSGSQNHHIPAETPELSDNLKAECPKEESNPGQPGSENTGRDKPELTKLVPVCEGSLLTEKPPAPNDQPKLDQSKKEDPSGPPPEHVPGPSQDPQDQKCICAEDQEAEASPLPLLSENLPERKEELESESKQNHQDPQRPQDLHSPAPHLNRLQQIPPPPSPFPPAEQLDHPSPLTIEAFCEQAWPRPPSVSGEPKLCGYLQKQGGPLRVWKQRWFAYDEKKNQLLYHRTPQDVMPLGRVELSRATFTYPLKAERGTFHIKTPERTFVLKAVTEEVMLYWLQQLQGKRWRHRQTSICSEHTNNKNTADDFLTPLKSPLGLVGKEAAVAPTQRTPFADMSIKHPLIEFQNSVHSLRKRTSQDVSQSIFHVDITEWTINSPAEDSISSGTPPETPPPPLPLADPAGEISLPDSRGLPSTLDIGSRGTKSRSSATLPVRLRDTMSSSSERASRLQQEKKMLMEEVKSQKELVWILHKALEASQLEKRTCSEFLAAGDEQERLELLRHRERQAADLRRRLEEANMEVEGLKKSLAERDTQLSELQENIKKLMEKNQAKQQVIIKLSDHMTSCLFEPQHPDSSSDGPQNSQSIRQLQQQIENLKDDMEAYKTQNKFLNSEIYQLTRLWQKSSEQEKNLMVKCAYLEAANCQVESRYLGVLRKLQETKALDLEQLGAVQKMIEDALRGELKRDIKLSSDRDHDEYGFKIIPDYEVEDMKLLAKIQSLEIRCFNLLNQEGPERPLLARWAEYLASRFDGNLSPSPELKALIRAGVPKEHRQRVWCWLVRTRTRTIWERYPHHYQQLCEKSRTSPHPASRQIQLDLHRTLTTNQNFSSPSSPALHQLHRILLAFSWHNLAVGYCQGLNRLAAVALLILQNEEDAFWSLVAVVEAIMPQDYYTKNLIASQADQRVLKDFLAEKLPRLAAHFETYGIDVSLVTFNWFMVVFVESLPSDLLLPLWDAFLYEGTKVIFRYALALFKYKEDDILKIHDSTEIYQFLRFFTKTISDSRKLMNIAFNDMNPFPLRLLRNRRALHLERLQGELRELEKQQKEFLTESAEHRDKDLDMVVSEDDDF, encoded by the exons ATGGAGGGAAGTGCAGCAGCAGGAAGTCCTGGTACTGACCCGCCTGCCTCATTTCCTATCCACTCTGACAAGGAGGAACTGCTCCAAGCCTCGGAGGACCATCAGAGCCGACAGTCTGTTGGCCTGTCTGGGTCCCAGAACCACCACATTCCAGCAGAGACACCAGAGCTGTCCGACAACCTGAAAGCAGAATGTCCAAAAGAGGAGTCAAATCCAGGTCAGCCAGGCTCAGAAAACACCGGTCGAGATAAACCAGAACTTACTAAACTAGTTCCTGTTTGTGAAGGTTCTCTTCTGACAGAAAAGCCTCCTGCTCCAAACGATCAACCTAAACTGGATCAATCAAAGAAAGAAGATCCTTCTGGACCACCACCTGAACATGTACCTGGTCCCTCTCAGGATCCCCAAGACCAGAAGTGTATTTGTGCTGAAGACCAGGAAGCTGAAGCCTCTCCTCTTCCACTTCTTTCTGAGAATCTACCTGAAAGGAAAGAGGAGCTGGAGTCTGAAAGCAAGCAGAACCACCAGGATCCACAAAGACCTCAGGACCTCCACAGCCCAGCTCCTCACCTGAACAGACTCCAACAGATTCCTCCCCCTCCCTCACCTTTTCCACCTGCAGAGCAGCTTGACCACCCATCTCCTCTCACTATTGAGGCCTTCTGTGAGCAGGCGTGGCCCCGCCCTCCTTCGGTTTCAGGTGAGCCCAAGCTTTGTGGCTACCTGCAGAAGCAGGGAGGGCCTCTGAGGGTCTGGAAGCAGCGCTGGTTCGCCTATGATGAGAAGAAGAACCAGCTGCTTTACCATCGCACACCACAGGATGTGATGCCACTTGGACGGGTGGAGCTGAGTCGCGCCACATTCACTTACCCACTGAAGGCTGAGCGGGGCACCTTCCACATCAAGACGCCTGAACGCACTTTTGTTCTCAAG GCTGTGACTGAGGAAGTAATGCTCTACTGGTTGCAGCAGCTACAGGGGAAGCGCTGGCGGCACAGACAGACCTCCATCTGTTCAGAGCacacaaacaacaaaaacacagctG ATGACTTCCTGACCCCTCTAAAGAGTCCTCTgggtctggtggggaaggaggcaGCCGTCGCACCGACACAAAGAACGCCTTTCGCTGACATGTCTATCAAACACCCGCTGATCGAGTTCCA AAACTCTGTCCACAGTCTGAGGAAGAGAACCTCTCAGGACGTCAGTCAGAGCATCTTTCATGTAGACATAACAGAGTGGACCATCAACAGCCCCGCGGAGGACAGCATTTCATCAG GAACTCCCCCTGAGacccctccccctcctctcccATTGGCTGATCCAGCAGGTGAGATATCTTTGCCTGACAGCAGAGGGTTGCCATCAACGCTGGACATTGGCAGCAGGGGCACAAAGTCTCGCAGCTCGGCCACCTTGCCAGTCCGTCTCAGAGACACGATGTCTTCATCTTCAGAGCGGGCATCTCGTCTGCAGCAGGAGAAAAAGAtgctgatggaggaggtgaaaTCTCAGAAG GAGCTGGTTTGGATCCTCCACAAAGCGTTGGAGGCATCCCAGCTTGAGAAGAGAACCTGTTCTGAGTTTCTGGCAGCAGGTGATGAGCAGGAGCGTCTGGAGCTTCTGCGGCACCGCGAGCGTCAGGCGGCCGACCTGCGACGCCGGCTAGAAGAGGCCAATATGGAGGTGGAAGGCCTGAAGAAGAGTCTGGCTGAGAGGGATACACAGCTGTCCGAGCTGCAGGAGAACATCAAGAAGCTaatggagaagaaccaggccaAGCAGCAG GTTATCATAAAGCTGTCTGATCACATGACTTCCTGTCTGTTTGAACCACAACACCCTGATTCGTCCTCTGATGGGCCTCAGAACTCCCAGAGTATCAGACAGCTTCAACAACAGATAGAGAACCTGAAG gaTGACATGGAGGCATATAAGACCCAGAACAAGTTTCTGAACTCTGAGATTTATCAGCTGACCAGACTGTGGCAAAAGAGCTCAGAGCAGGAGAAGAACCTCATGGTGAAG TGTGCTTACCTGGAGGCTGCCAACTGTCAGGTGGAGAGCCGTTACCTGGGAGTTCTGCGGAAGCTGCAGGAGACCAAGGCATTAGATCTGGAGCAGCTGGGGGCTGTTCAGAAGATGATTGAGGATGCTTTGAGAGGAGAGCTGAAGCGCGATATCAAGCTCAGCTCAGACAG AGATCACGATGAGTACGGTTTTAAGATTATCCCAGACTACGAGGTAGAGGACATGAAGCTGCTGGCAAAGATCCAGTCCCTGGAGATCCGCTGCTTCAACTTGTTGAACCAG GAAGGACCAGAGCGCCCCCTGCTGGCTCGGTGGGCAGAGTACCTGGCTAGCAGGTTCGATGGCAACCTGAGTCCATCACCTGAGCTCAAAGCTCTGATACGAGCAGGTGTCCCAAAAGAACACCGACAGAGGGTGTGGTGCTGGCTGGTCCGAACAAGAACCAGGACTATCTGGGAGCGCTACCCTCATCACTACCAGCAG CTGTGTGAGAAGAGCCGGACATCACCCCATCCTGCATCTCGACAGATCCAGCTGGACCTTCATCGCACCCTAACGACAAATCAGAACTTCTCGTCACCATCTAGTCCTGCCCTCCATCAACTTCATCGCATCCTGTTGGCATTCTCCTGGCACAACCTGGCTGTTGGCTACTGCCAGGGACTCAACAG ATTAGCTGCGGTTGCGCTGCTCATCCTGCAGAACGAAGAGGATGCCTTCTGGTCACTGGTAGCCGTGGTGGAAGCCATCATGCCTCAGGACTACTACACCAAGAATCTGATTGCCTCGCAG GCAGACCAGCGTGTGCTGAAGGACTTCCTGGCAGAGAAACTCCCCCGGCTGGCAGCTCACTTTGAGACTTACGGCATCGATGTGTCTCTCGTCACCTTCAACTGGTTTATGGTGGTTTTTGTGGAGAGTCTGCCCAGTGACCTCCTGCTGCCGTTGTGGGATGCCTTTTTATACGAGGGCACCAAG GTGATCTTCAGATACGCTCTGGCTCTGTTCAAATACAAAGAGGATGACATCTTGAAGATCCATGACAGCACAGAGATCTACCAGTTCCTTCGCTTCTTCACCAAGACCATCTCAGACAGCAG GAAGCTGATGAATATCGCCTTCAACGACATGAACCCTTTTCCTCTTCGCCTGCTGAGGAATCGCCGTGCACTGCACCTGGAACGCCTGCAGGGAGAGCTACGAGAGCTGGAGAAGCAGCAGAAGGAGTTCCTCACAGAGAGTGCTGAGCATAGGGACAAAGACCTGGACATGGTTGTCAGCGAGGATGATGACTTTTGA
- the tbc1d2 gene encoding TBC1 domain family member 2A isoform X4, whose product MSIKHPLIEFQNSVHSLRKRTSQDVSQSIFHVDITEWTINSPAEDSISSGTPPETPPPPLPLADPAGEISLPDSRGLPSTLDIGSRGTKSRSSATLPVRLRDTMSSSSERASRLQQEKKMLMEEVKSQKELVWILHKALEASQLEKRTCSEFLAAGDEQERLELLRHRERQAADLRRRLEEANMEVEGLKKSLAERDTQLSELQENIKKLMEKNQAKQQVIIKLSDHMTSCLFEPQHPDSSSDGPQNSQSIRQLQQQIENLKDDMEAYKTQNKFLNSEIYQLTRLWQKSSEQEKNLMVKCAYLEAANCQVESRYLGVLRKLQETKALDLEQLGAVQKMIEDALRGELKRDIKLSSDRDHDEYGFKIIPDYEVEDMKLLAKIQSLEIRCFNLLNQEGPERPLLARWAEYLASRFDGNLSPSPELKALIRAGVPKEHRQRVWCWLVRTRTRTIWERYPHHYQQLCEKSRTSPHPASRQIQLDLHRTLTTNQNFSSPSSPALHQLHRILLAFSWHNLAVGYCQGLNRLAAVALLILQNEEDAFWSLVAVVEAIMPQDYYTKNLIASQADQRVLKDFLAEKLPRLAAHFETYGIDVSLVTFNWFMVVFVESLPSDLLLPLWDAFLYEGTKVIFRYALALFKYKEDDILKIHDSTEIYQFLRFFTKTISDSRKLMNIAFNDMNPFPLRLLRNRRALHLERLQGELRELEKQQKEFLTESAEHRDKDLDMVVSEDDDF is encoded by the exons ATGTCTATCAAACACCCGCTGATCGAGTTCCA AAACTCTGTCCACAGTCTGAGGAAGAGAACCTCTCAGGACGTCAGTCAGAGCATCTTTCATGTAGACATAACAGAGTGGACCATCAACAGCCCCGCGGAGGACAGCATTTCATCAG GAACTCCCCCTGAGacccctccccctcctctcccATTGGCTGATCCAGCAGGTGAGATATCTTTGCCTGACAGCAGAGGGTTGCCATCAACGCTGGACATTGGCAGCAGGGGCACAAAGTCTCGCAGCTCGGCCACCTTGCCAGTCCGTCTCAGAGACACGATGTCTTCATCTTCAGAGCGGGCATCTCGTCTGCAGCAGGAGAAAAAGAtgctgatggaggaggtgaaaTCTCAGAAG GAGCTGGTTTGGATCCTCCACAAAGCGTTGGAGGCATCCCAGCTTGAGAAGAGAACCTGTTCTGAGTTTCTGGCAGCAGGTGATGAGCAGGAGCGTCTGGAGCTTCTGCGGCACCGCGAGCGTCAGGCGGCCGACCTGCGACGCCGGCTAGAAGAGGCCAATATGGAGGTGGAAGGCCTGAAGAAGAGTCTGGCTGAGAGGGATACACAGCTGTCCGAGCTGCAGGAGAACATCAAGAAGCTaatggagaagaaccaggccaAGCAGCAG GTTATCATAAAGCTGTCTGATCACATGACTTCCTGTCTGTTTGAACCACAACACCCTGATTCGTCCTCTGATGGGCCTCAGAACTCCCAGAGTATCAGACAGCTTCAACAACAGATAGAGAACCTGAAG gaTGACATGGAGGCATATAAGACCCAGAACAAGTTTCTGAACTCTGAGATTTATCAGCTGACCAGACTGTGGCAAAAGAGCTCAGAGCAGGAGAAGAACCTCATGGTGAAG TGTGCTTACCTGGAGGCTGCCAACTGTCAGGTGGAGAGCCGTTACCTGGGAGTTCTGCGGAAGCTGCAGGAGACCAAGGCATTAGATCTGGAGCAGCTGGGGGCTGTTCAGAAGATGATTGAGGATGCTTTGAGAGGAGAGCTGAAGCGCGATATCAAGCTCAGCTCAGACAG AGATCACGATGAGTACGGTTTTAAGATTATCCCAGACTACGAGGTAGAGGACATGAAGCTGCTGGCAAAGATCCAGTCCCTGGAGATCCGCTGCTTCAACTTGTTGAACCAG GAAGGACCAGAGCGCCCCCTGCTGGCTCGGTGGGCAGAGTACCTGGCTAGCAGGTTCGATGGCAACCTGAGTCCATCACCTGAGCTCAAAGCTCTGATACGAGCAGGTGTCCCAAAAGAACACCGACAGAGGGTGTGGTGCTGGCTGGTCCGAACAAGAACCAGGACTATCTGGGAGCGCTACCCTCATCACTACCAGCAG CTGTGTGAGAAGAGCCGGACATCACCCCATCCTGCATCTCGACAGATCCAGCTGGACCTTCATCGCACCCTAACGACAAATCAGAACTTCTCGTCACCATCTAGTCCTGCCCTCCATCAACTTCATCGCATCCTGTTGGCATTCTCCTGGCACAACCTGGCTGTTGGCTACTGCCAGGGACTCAACAG ATTAGCTGCGGTTGCGCTGCTCATCCTGCAGAACGAAGAGGATGCCTTCTGGTCACTGGTAGCCGTGGTGGAAGCCATCATGCCTCAGGACTACTACACCAAGAATCTGATTGCCTCGCAG GCAGACCAGCGTGTGCTGAAGGACTTCCTGGCAGAGAAACTCCCCCGGCTGGCAGCTCACTTTGAGACTTACGGCATCGATGTGTCTCTCGTCACCTTCAACTGGTTTATGGTGGTTTTTGTGGAGAGTCTGCCCAGTGACCTCCTGCTGCCGTTGTGGGATGCCTTTTTATACGAGGGCACCAAG GTGATCTTCAGATACGCTCTGGCTCTGTTCAAATACAAAGAGGATGACATCTTGAAGATCCATGACAGCACAGAGATCTACCAGTTCCTTCGCTTCTTCACCAAGACCATCTCAGACAGCAG GAAGCTGATGAATATCGCCTTCAACGACATGAACCCTTTTCCTCTTCGCCTGCTGAGGAATCGCCGTGCACTGCACCTGGAACGCCTGCAGGGAGAGCTACGAGAGCTGGAGAAGCAGCAGAAGGAGTTCCTCACAGAGAGTGCTGAGCATAGGGACAAAGACCTGGACATGGTTGTCAGCGAGGATGATGACTTTTGA
- the tbc1d2 gene encoding TBC1 domain family member 2A isoform X3 — MLYWLQQLQGKRWRHRQTSICSEHTNNKNTADDFLTPLKSPLGLVGKEAAVAPTQRTPFADMSIKHPLIEFQNSVHSLRKRTSQDVSQSIFHVDITEWTINSPAEDSISSGTPPETPPPPLPLADPAGEISLPDSRGLPSTLDIGSRGTKSRSSATLPVRLRDTMSSSSERASRLQQEKKMLMEEVKSQKELVWILHKALEASQLEKRTCSEFLAAGDEQERLELLRHRERQAADLRRRLEEANMEVEGLKKSLAERDTQLSELQENIKKLMEKNQAKQQVIIKLSDHMTSCLFEPQHPDSSSDGPQNSQSIRQLQQQIENLKDDMEAYKTQNKFLNSEIYQLTRLWQKSSEQEKNLMVKCAYLEAANCQVESRYLGVLRKLQETKALDLEQLGAVQKMIEDALRGELKRDIKLSSDRDHDEYGFKIIPDYEVEDMKLLAKIQSLEIRCFNLLNQEGPERPLLARWAEYLASRFDGNLSPSPELKALIRAGVPKEHRQRVWCWLVRTRTRTIWERYPHHYQQLCEKSRTSPHPASRQIQLDLHRTLTTNQNFSSPSSPALHQLHRILLAFSWHNLAVGYCQGLNRLAAVALLILQNEEDAFWSLVAVVEAIMPQDYYTKNLIASQADQRVLKDFLAEKLPRLAAHFETYGIDVSLVTFNWFMVVFVESLPSDLLLPLWDAFLYEGTKVIFRYALALFKYKEDDILKIHDSTEIYQFLRFFTKTISDSRKLMNIAFNDMNPFPLRLLRNRRALHLERLQGELRELEKQQKEFLTESAEHRDKDLDMVVSEDDDF, encoded by the exons ATGCTCTACTGGTTGCAGCAGCTACAGGGGAAGCGCTGGCGGCACAGACAGACCTCCATCTGTTCAGAGCacacaaacaacaaaaacacagctG ATGACTTCCTGACCCCTCTAAAGAGTCCTCTgggtctggtggggaaggaggcaGCCGTCGCACCGACACAAAGAACGCCTTTCGCTGACATGTCTATCAAACACCCGCTGATCGAGTTCCA AAACTCTGTCCACAGTCTGAGGAAGAGAACCTCTCAGGACGTCAGTCAGAGCATCTTTCATGTAGACATAACAGAGTGGACCATCAACAGCCCCGCGGAGGACAGCATTTCATCAG GAACTCCCCCTGAGacccctccccctcctctcccATTGGCTGATCCAGCAGGTGAGATATCTTTGCCTGACAGCAGAGGGTTGCCATCAACGCTGGACATTGGCAGCAGGGGCACAAAGTCTCGCAGCTCGGCCACCTTGCCAGTCCGTCTCAGAGACACGATGTCTTCATCTTCAGAGCGGGCATCTCGTCTGCAGCAGGAGAAAAAGAtgctgatggaggaggtgaaaTCTCAGAAG GAGCTGGTTTGGATCCTCCACAAAGCGTTGGAGGCATCCCAGCTTGAGAAGAGAACCTGTTCTGAGTTTCTGGCAGCAGGTGATGAGCAGGAGCGTCTGGAGCTTCTGCGGCACCGCGAGCGTCAGGCGGCCGACCTGCGACGCCGGCTAGAAGAGGCCAATATGGAGGTGGAAGGCCTGAAGAAGAGTCTGGCTGAGAGGGATACACAGCTGTCCGAGCTGCAGGAGAACATCAAGAAGCTaatggagaagaaccaggccaAGCAGCAG GTTATCATAAAGCTGTCTGATCACATGACTTCCTGTCTGTTTGAACCACAACACCCTGATTCGTCCTCTGATGGGCCTCAGAACTCCCAGAGTATCAGACAGCTTCAACAACAGATAGAGAACCTGAAG gaTGACATGGAGGCATATAAGACCCAGAACAAGTTTCTGAACTCTGAGATTTATCAGCTGACCAGACTGTGGCAAAAGAGCTCAGAGCAGGAGAAGAACCTCATGGTGAAG TGTGCTTACCTGGAGGCTGCCAACTGTCAGGTGGAGAGCCGTTACCTGGGAGTTCTGCGGAAGCTGCAGGAGACCAAGGCATTAGATCTGGAGCAGCTGGGGGCTGTTCAGAAGATGATTGAGGATGCTTTGAGAGGAGAGCTGAAGCGCGATATCAAGCTCAGCTCAGACAG AGATCACGATGAGTACGGTTTTAAGATTATCCCAGACTACGAGGTAGAGGACATGAAGCTGCTGGCAAAGATCCAGTCCCTGGAGATCCGCTGCTTCAACTTGTTGAACCAG GAAGGACCAGAGCGCCCCCTGCTGGCTCGGTGGGCAGAGTACCTGGCTAGCAGGTTCGATGGCAACCTGAGTCCATCACCTGAGCTCAAAGCTCTGATACGAGCAGGTGTCCCAAAAGAACACCGACAGAGGGTGTGGTGCTGGCTGGTCCGAACAAGAACCAGGACTATCTGGGAGCGCTACCCTCATCACTACCAGCAG CTGTGTGAGAAGAGCCGGACATCACCCCATCCTGCATCTCGACAGATCCAGCTGGACCTTCATCGCACCCTAACGACAAATCAGAACTTCTCGTCACCATCTAGTCCTGCCCTCCATCAACTTCATCGCATCCTGTTGGCATTCTCCTGGCACAACCTGGCTGTTGGCTACTGCCAGGGACTCAACAG ATTAGCTGCGGTTGCGCTGCTCATCCTGCAGAACGAAGAGGATGCCTTCTGGTCACTGGTAGCCGTGGTGGAAGCCATCATGCCTCAGGACTACTACACCAAGAATCTGATTGCCTCGCAG GCAGACCAGCGTGTGCTGAAGGACTTCCTGGCAGAGAAACTCCCCCGGCTGGCAGCTCACTTTGAGACTTACGGCATCGATGTGTCTCTCGTCACCTTCAACTGGTTTATGGTGGTTTTTGTGGAGAGTCTGCCCAGTGACCTCCTGCTGCCGTTGTGGGATGCCTTTTTATACGAGGGCACCAAG GTGATCTTCAGATACGCTCTGGCTCTGTTCAAATACAAAGAGGATGACATCTTGAAGATCCATGACAGCACAGAGATCTACCAGTTCCTTCGCTTCTTCACCAAGACCATCTCAGACAGCAG GAAGCTGATGAATATCGCCTTCAACGACATGAACCCTTTTCCTCTTCGCCTGCTGAGGAATCGCCGTGCACTGCACCTGGAACGCCTGCAGGGAGAGCTACGAGAGCTGGAGAAGCAGCAGAAGGAGTTCCTCACAGAGAGTGCTGAGCATAGGGACAAAGACCTGGACATGGTTGTCAGCGAGGATGATGACTTTTGA